A single genomic interval of Ischnura elegans chromosome 3, ioIscEleg1.1, whole genome shotgun sequence harbors:
- the LOC124156034 gene encoding ubiquitin-conjugating enzyme E2 C encodes MAQNINPFHTSSTPSVKTNEERQAPSKDSHAVTKRLQKELMVLMMSSEKSVSAFPEGENLFKWIGTIHGPEGTVYGGLVFKLSLDFPNSYPYAAPVVKFVTPCFHPNVDIYGNICLDILKEKWSALYDVRTILLSIQSLLGEPNNDSPLNSTAAEMWSNQALFKDHLLETYHQERKSN; translated from the exons atggctcaaaatATTAATCCTTTCCATACTTCTTCTACACCTTCTGTAAAAACTAACGAAGAACGGCAGGCTCCTTCCAAAGACAGTCATGCAGTGACTAAAAG GTTGCAGAAAGAGCTGATGGTGTTAATG ATGAGCTCAGAGAAAAGTGTTTCCGCGTTTCCAGaaggagaaaatttatttaaatggataGGTACTATTCATGGACCTGAAGGGACA GTATATGGTGGCTTGGTTTTTAAGCTTAGTCTGGACTTTCCTAATAGCTATCCGTATGCAGCCCCTGTGGTGAAATTTGTTACTCCTTGTTTTCATCCAAACGTTGATATATATGGAAACATATGCCTTGATATATTGAAGGAAAAGTGGTCTGCACTCTATGATGTTCGCACAATCCTTTTGTCTATTCAATCCCTCTTAGGAG AGCCTAACAATGATAGTCCCCTGAATTCCACTGCTGCTGAAATGTGGAGCAATCAAGCACTCTTCAAAGATCATCTCTTGGAGACTTATCATCAAGAAAGAAAATCCAATTAG